A stretch of Dama dama isolate Ldn47 chromosome 22, ASM3311817v1, whole genome shotgun sequence DNA encodes these proteins:
- the TDG gene encoding G/T mismatch-specific thymine DNA glycosylase isoform X2, with product MMTEVPNMAVMNAQELPAEVPAPAPGQEPTQETPPKGRKRKPRTTEPKTPVEPQKPAETKKSGKSTKSKEKQEKITDTFKVKRKVDRFNGVSEAELLTKTLPDILTFNLDIVIIGINPGLMAAYKGHHYPGPGNHFWKCLFMSGLSEVQLSHMDDHTLPGKYGIGFTNMVERTTPGSKDLSSKEFREGGRILVQKLQKYQPRIAVFNGKCIYEIFSKEVFGVKVKNLEFGLQPHKIPDTETLCYVMPSSSARCAQFPRAQDKVHYYIKLKDLRDQLKGIERNTDVQEVQYTFDLQLAQEDAKKMAVKEEKYDPGYEAAYGGAYNESPCPAADNGESTFSNIPNGQWMTQSFTDQIPSFSNHCGTQEQEGNHV from the exons ATGATGACTGAAGTTCCTAATATGGCAGTTATGAATGCACAAGAATTGCCAGCCGAAGTTCCAGCCCCAGCACCTGGTCAGGAACCCACACAAG AGACTCctccaaaaggaaggaaaagaaaacccagaaCAACAGAACCAAAAACACCAGTGGAGCCCCAAAAACCTGCTGAGACCAAAAAATCTGGGAAGTCCACAAAgtcaaaagaaaagcaagaaaaaattacagacacatttaaagtgaaaagaaaagtggaCCGTTTCAATGGTGTTTCAGAAGCTGAACTTCTGACCAAGACTCTACCAGACATTTTGACCTTCAATCTGGACATTGTAATT ATTGGCATAAATCCAGGACTGATGGCTGCTTACAAAGGGCATCACTACCCTGGGCCTGGAAACCATTTTT GGAAGTGCCTATTTATGTCAGGGCTGAGTGAGGTTCAGCTGAGTCACATGGACGATCACACTCTACCAGGGAAATATGGTATTGGATTTACCAATATGGTGGAAAGGACAACACCAGGGAGCAAGGATCTTTCCAG tAAAGAATTCCGTGAAGGAGGACGTATTCTAGTGCAGAAATTACAGAAATATCAGCCACGAATAGCAGTGTTTAATGGAAAAT gTATTTACGAAATTTTTAGTAAGGAAGTTTTTGGAGTAAAGGTTAAGAACTTAGAGTTTGGACTTCAACCCCATAAGATCCCAGACACAGAAACT CTCTGCTACGTGATGCCGTCATCCAGTGCCAGATGTGCCCAGTTTCCCCGTGCCCAGGACAAGGTGCATTACTACATTAAGCTGAAGGACTTACGAGATCAGCTGAAAGGCATTGAGCGAAACACAGACGTTCAAGAAGTGCAGTATACGTTTGACCTGCAGCTCGCCCAAG AGGACGCAAAGAAGATGGCtgtgaaggaagaaaaatacGACCCGGGTTATGAAGCAGCGTACGGCGGCGCTTACAATGAAAGCCCCTGCCCTG CTGCTGACAATGGAGAATCAACTTTCAGTAACATTCCAAACGGACAGTGGATGACCCAGTCGTTTACAGACCAGATCCCTTCATTTAGTAATCACTGTGGGACGCAAGAGCAAGAAGGAAACCACGTTTAA
- the TDG gene encoding G/T mismatch-specific thymine DNA glycosylase isoform X1, with the protein MEAENAGSYPLQQAQAFYTFPLQQMMTEVPNMAVMNAQELPAEVPAPAPGQEPTQETPPKGRKRKPRTTEPKTPVEPQKPAETKKSGKSTKSKEKQEKITDTFKVKRKVDRFNGVSEAELLTKTLPDILTFNLDIVIIGINPGLMAAYKGHHYPGPGNHFWKCLFMSGLSEVQLSHMDDHTLPGKYGIGFTNMVERTTPGSKDLSSKEFREGGRILVQKLQKYQPRIAVFNGKCIYEIFSKEVFGVKVKNLEFGLQPHKIPDTETLCYVMPSSSARCAQFPRAQDKVHYYIKLKDLRDQLKGIERNTDVQEVQYTFDLQLAQEDAKKMAVKEEKYDPGYEAAYGGAYNESPCPAADNGESTFSNIPNGQWMTQSFTDQIPSFSNHCGTQEQEGNHV; encoded by the exons ATGGAAGCGGAGAACGCGGGCAG CTATCCTCTTCAGCAAGCTCAAGCTTTTTATACATTTCCACTCCAACAAATGATGACTGAAGTTCCTAATATGGCAGTTATGAATGCACAAGAATTGCCAGCCGAAGTTCCAGCCCCAGCACCTGGTCAGGAACCCACACAAG AGACTCctccaaaaggaaggaaaagaaaacccagaaCAACAGAACCAAAAACACCAGTGGAGCCCCAAAAACCTGCTGAGACCAAAAAATCTGGGAAGTCCACAAAgtcaaaagaaaagcaagaaaaaattacagacacatttaaagtgaaaagaaaagtggaCCGTTTCAATGGTGTTTCAGAAGCTGAACTTCTGACCAAGACTCTACCAGACATTTTGACCTTCAATCTGGACATTGTAATT ATTGGCATAAATCCAGGACTGATGGCTGCTTACAAAGGGCATCACTACCCTGGGCCTGGAAACCATTTTT GGAAGTGCCTATTTATGTCAGGGCTGAGTGAGGTTCAGCTGAGTCACATGGACGATCACACTCTACCAGGGAAATATGGTATTGGATTTACCAATATGGTGGAAAGGACAACACCAGGGAGCAAGGATCTTTCCAG tAAAGAATTCCGTGAAGGAGGACGTATTCTAGTGCAGAAATTACAGAAATATCAGCCACGAATAGCAGTGTTTAATGGAAAAT gTATTTACGAAATTTTTAGTAAGGAAGTTTTTGGAGTAAAGGTTAAGAACTTAGAGTTTGGACTTCAACCCCATAAGATCCCAGACACAGAAACT CTCTGCTACGTGATGCCGTCATCCAGTGCCAGATGTGCCCAGTTTCCCCGTGCCCAGGACAAGGTGCATTACTACATTAAGCTGAAGGACTTACGAGATCAGCTGAAAGGCATTGAGCGAAACACAGACGTTCAAGAAGTGCAGTATACGTTTGACCTGCAGCTCGCCCAAG AGGACGCAAAGAAGATGGCtgtgaaggaagaaaaatacGACCCGGGTTATGAAGCAGCGTACGGCGGCGCTTACAATGAAAGCCCCTGCCCTG CTGCTGACAATGGAGAATCAACTTTCAGTAACATTCCAAACGGACAGTGGATGACCCAGTCGTTTACAGACCAGATCCCTTCATTTAGTAATCACTGTGGGACGCAAGAGCAAGAAGGAAACCACGTTTAA
- the TDG gene encoding G/T mismatch-specific thymine DNA glycosylase isoform X3 — protein MMPETPPKGRKRKPRTTEPKTPVEPQKPAETKKSGKSTKSKEKQEKITDTFKVKRKVDRFNGVSEAELLTKTLPDILTFNLDIVIIGINPGLMAAYKGHHYPGPGNHFWKCLFMSGLSEVQLSHMDDHTLPGKYGIGFTNMVERTTPGSKDLSSKEFREGGRILVQKLQKYQPRIAVFNGKCIYEIFSKEVFGVKVKNLEFGLQPHKIPDTETLCYVMPSSSARCAQFPRAQDKVHYYIKLKDLRDQLKGIERNTDVQEVQYTFDLQLAQEDAKKMAVKEEKYDPGYEAAYGGAYNESPCPAADNGESTFSNIPNGQWMTQSFTDQIPSFSNHCGTQEQEGNHV, from the exons ATGATGCCAG AGACTCctccaaaaggaaggaaaagaaaacccagaaCAACAGAACCAAAAACACCAGTGGAGCCCCAAAAACCTGCTGAGACCAAAAAATCTGGGAAGTCCACAAAgtcaaaagaaaagcaagaaaaaattacagacacatttaaagtgaaaagaaaagtggaCCGTTTCAATGGTGTTTCAGAAGCTGAACTTCTGACCAAGACTCTACCAGACATTTTGACCTTCAATCTGGACATTGTAATT ATTGGCATAAATCCAGGACTGATGGCTGCTTACAAAGGGCATCACTACCCTGGGCCTGGAAACCATTTTT GGAAGTGCCTATTTATGTCAGGGCTGAGTGAGGTTCAGCTGAGTCACATGGACGATCACACTCTACCAGGGAAATATGGTATTGGATTTACCAATATGGTGGAAAGGACAACACCAGGGAGCAAGGATCTTTCCAG tAAAGAATTCCGTGAAGGAGGACGTATTCTAGTGCAGAAATTACAGAAATATCAGCCACGAATAGCAGTGTTTAATGGAAAAT gTATTTACGAAATTTTTAGTAAGGAAGTTTTTGGAGTAAAGGTTAAGAACTTAGAGTTTGGACTTCAACCCCATAAGATCCCAGACACAGAAACT CTCTGCTACGTGATGCCGTCATCCAGTGCCAGATGTGCCCAGTTTCCCCGTGCCCAGGACAAGGTGCATTACTACATTAAGCTGAAGGACTTACGAGATCAGCTGAAAGGCATTGAGCGAAACACAGACGTTCAAGAAGTGCAGTATACGTTTGACCTGCAGCTCGCCCAAG AGGACGCAAAGAAGATGGCtgtgaaggaagaaaaatacGACCCGGGTTATGAAGCAGCGTACGGCGGCGCTTACAATGAAAGCCCCTGCCCTG CTGCTGACAATGGAGAATCAACTTTCAGTAACATTCCAAACGGACAGTGGATGACCCAGTCGTTTACAGACCAGATCCCTTCATTTAGTAATCACTGTGGGACGCAAGAGCAAGAAGGAAACCACGTTTAA